From the genome of Vicia villosa cultivar HV-30 ecotype Madison, WI linkage group LG2, Vvil1.0, whole genome shotgun sequence, one region includes:
- the LOC131646503 gene encoding transmembrane emp24 domain-containing protein p24delta8-like produces MNMFGLNTHQSYLPLLATIVLFSYSVQSIRFELSHGKDARCFSEELIKNSMIVGNYSIVNHNKDQPLPPNHTIAVQVSTHGVTNAIIYRADDIQLGQFAFTAYETEQYLVCFMGTTEDYKVKLSIDFDIRTGVTTLGRPNIAKRSNIDRMVYEVQNLHETALSIQEEMSYLRHRNTEMLELNWITDNRMFLWIFVSYFVTFSVTGLQLWHLRTFFRKKKLI; encoded by the exons ATGAATATGTTTGGATTAAACACACACCAATCCTATCTCCCTCTTCTTGCAACCATAGTACTCTTTTCATATTCAGTTCAATCCATCAGATTTGAGTTATCACATGGCAAAGACGCAAGATGTTTCTCCGAAGAGTTAATCAAGAACTCTATGATAGTTGGAAACTACTCCATCGTTAATCATAACAAGGATCAACCTTTGCCACCTAACCACACTATCGCTGTTCAG GTGTCTACGCATGGAGTTACGAACGCAATAATTTATCGTGCAGATGATATTCAACTAGGGCAGTTTGCATTTACGGCATATGAAACTGAACAGTACTTGGTTTGTTTTATGGGGACAACTGAGGATTACAAAGTGAAGTTGTCTATTGATTTTGATATTAGAACTGGAGTCACTACATTGGGTAGGCCTAATATTGCAAAGAGAAGCAACATTGAC AGAATGGTCTACGAGGTACAAAATTTACATGAAACTGCATTATCTATTCAAGAAGAGATGTCTTATCTTCGACATAG aaatACAGAAATGTTAGAGCTCAATTGGATAACTGACAATAGAATGTTCTTGTGGATTTTTGTGTCATATTTTGTCACCTTCTCGGTAACAGGTTTACAACTATGGCACTTGAGGACCTTTTTTCGGAAAAAGAAACTCatataa